From the genome of Brassica oleracea var. oleracea cultivar TO1000 chromosome C4, BOL, whole genome shotgun sequence:
TACTCTAGATAAGCATTCAAAATCTTATACATTCTCTTATTACTTTCATCTTGCTTAGGGAGTTAAAAGTGACGTGAGGACAAGCTCGGGAATGTTTCTAACTCACGTAGAAAGAAGTTATCCAATTATTCAGGTAGGTCATTGGCTCTCTAATGTTTTCAGAAGTTATGTCATTTGAATTTGATAAATTATATTCCTTTTCTTTTGCTATCAGGCAATTGAAAAGAGAATCTCAGTCTTTTCTCAAGTACCAGCTGAGAATGGAGAACTCATTCAAGTCCTAAGGTGCGTGCACAATTGCAATCTTACTACTCTTAAGTCAAAGCAAATGTTGTTTTCTTGATTTGATGAATCAAAATCTGCTGCAGTGCAGATATGAACCAAACCAGTTTTACAGACCGCATCACGATTACTTTTCTGACACTGTAAGTCTCTGGTTCTATTTCATTTCTATATCTTGCTCATGGTTCTGATCTTCTTCTTCTTTATCGTCTTAGAACAATTAGTTTCTTGAGTAAGTTATCTTGTGTGTACATCATATCTCTGTCTTATGCTTTCCACACAGTTCAATCTGAGGCGTGGCGGTCAGCGCGTAGCAACAATGCTAATGTACTTAACAGATGATGTTGAAGGAGGAGAAACTTATTTCCCTTTGGTATAGCTTCTTCTTCCTCTTGTGTAGGTTCTCTTTATAACACATTTGTTTCTTCTCTGTTATGAAACCAATGTGTATATCTTTTTATCTCTTTTCAAATGCAGGCTGGTGATGGTGAATGCACATGTGGAGGCAAAATCATGAAAGGCATTTCTGTGAAACCCACCAAAGGAGACGCAGTTCTCTTCTGGAGCATGGTTTGTTTCTTCAGTCTCTTTATTGACACAGACATGAATCATGTGGACTGCTTTGTGTTTCATATTGCCTTGTATCTTGTGTTATTCAGGGGCTTGATGGACAGTCAGATCCAAAAAGCATACATGGAGGATGTGAAGTTCTGTCTGGAGAGAAATGGTCAGCTACTAAATGGATGAGACAAAAAGCTACTTCTTGAGGGACTTGAAAACTTATAAACTAAAGGAACCACAGTGACTTTATATTGAAAATGTCATAGAATCTAAGATTTTTGATATACCTCTTTTTGGCCCTTGAATTTTATAATCTATCATTTACATACATATTGGGTTTGGAGGTGTAATCACTTGTCACCCAACAGCAACAAATCTTTGGTTACTATTCCATTGTCACATAGACATTGATAGGCTTACCTACGTGTCTGTGTATGAAGAAAGCAAACCTTAAAAATAGATACAAAACATATATTAGAAAACTATTTAAGAAACTAATATATGAAGTCCTAAACCTAGTGCTGAGTAGGGTTGGATATGCCTGCTTGATCCGTCTCGCGGCGGGTTGCAATTCTTTTTCTCAACAAATCTAATCCGTATATAAAATTTAGTAACGTTTTTAAAACTGGATTGGAAGCTGAACTGAATATTTATTTCTTATATTATCGAATTATCACAATTTAACATTGTTTTAATTTGGGATTAAATATCTAACTTTACTATAAATTTCTACTTTTGCTACAACTTTTTCAATACTATTATTAATATGATAAGTAATAATATATTTTAATAATATTATTAATATGATAAGAAATCATATATTTAATAGTTGCTTATTAATTTTGAGTTTTATATTTTATATTATGCATGGGTATTTTACCTGGATCCGTAAACGAAACCAAACCTGATCTGAAAAACCCGAACCAAAAACCAATTAAAAAAAAAATACTCTAATAGATATTGAGTTAGGAGAGTTTGGATATCCGAACCTGAATGGATATCCGAAGTTAACCGAACTTATGTATACTTAATCTTATATTTTTAGTTAGGAGAGTTTGGATATTGATGTTACACAGGGTTCAAGATCAGATAATATACATATAATTACAGATAAACTGATTTGTTACCCACTTAAAATGCATGCATTAACAAAAGTTGCATCCAAATTGTCAAAATTTTATAATATTTTTACAAAATTATAGAAAAATTTGAAAATTTTAGTAATAAAATTATATAATTACAAAATAGAATTACATTAACATTATAAACTTTATAAAGTTTACTTAAAATATAAATCAACATTAAATGTAATGTATGAGTTATTACCATATTTTAAATTTTTTACCAAAAATATAAATCAAATATTAAATGTAATTGTCTATGTCATATTTACTCATAAGCCATATCATCAATTTTTATTAGTCATGTCACATTTTTTGTGAAAGTGATTGTAAGTAGAGAGAAATGTTGCAAATCAATTCTCAAATAATGTCTATGGGATTTAAATACAATTTTGTTTTTTTCGCCCAATAGTTTATTTTCTATGAACTTTTTCAAAGAAAGTTCTTTACTTTCTTATTTTGTTAATGTATTTCTATTTTATAACAAGGGCAGTGTAATTCCACAAAGATTTGACTATTGCCTTCTATAATGTTTGTATCATTGAATTCAGAGTTGACAAAAAAAATATATTTATTTTAGTACTTCACAATCAAAAAGGAATAAACCAGAGGAAAGCAAGTGTGAAATTAAACAAGAACATTTTATGAGGCTAGAGATCAAGCAATAAGGATAAATCGACATAAAATGAGTCTCAATGTATCTAGTTACTTTATAACGATATGAATCTGAAAAAGAACTCATCATTAATTTTTGATGGTTGAGAGTAAGGTAATGACATTGTCATCAGTGCGAAGTTTGTAAGTTGATCACACATGGTTTTTAGAGTTTGCGGGTGAAGTGCCTTCCATGCATGAATATAATATACTTTTTAACTTTAGCATTTGATTGGGTTCCATTAATTTCTAATCTTTTGAAAAGAATGAATGTATATAATATACTTCATATATAAAATATCTGCTTAACGTCGCAGTTATCAGAAACCGTTCTTGTTTTGGCGTTAAAGTGAAGACAAACTGTTTTTTTGCGTGGGGGTTTCTTTGCGTATGTCAACTCCTTTGCATCACACTCTCAAATAAGAGTTCATACAACCCGAAAATGATTTATTACATCTAAGCATACTGCGCCGGAACTGCCACAAAAACATGAGAAGCATATATAGTTTTAGATAGATCAAAGTCGCTCTTGTAATGCAATGCAATGAAGAAGAAAGTGGTATGGTTTTGTGAGACTTACGATTCATCAACGTTGGGGTGATAGATCTTGTTAACGAAACCAACAGAAGGAGATTTGTAAGGATAAGCTTCAGGAAGTTCGACTTTGAACCCCGACGTTGGTGGTCGAGTGGTGTGAGGCGGCTCGCAATGGTCCTAATGGCCACGAGTTCGAACCTCCCCCTCAAATTTACCTCTACGCCGGGCCACGCGGATATGAGCCTATGCTTTAGGGCCCATTTGAAAACCCGGAGAGAGGGTCCATCCGTGGGCTGCACCTCCCCTTGGAGATTAGTCTGGGCCTCGGCCTGGTATACCCCTAGGTTAAAAAAAAAAAAAAAAGTTCGACTTTGATCTTCCATACACCTCCCTCATAAAGACCTTCACACACACAATATTATGGCGTTATAAGAAACCGTTCTTGTTTTGGCGTTAAAGTGAAGACAAACTGTTTTTTGCCTTCTTTGCATGGGGGTCTATGTCAACTCCTTTGCATCACACTCTCAAATAAGAGTTCATACAACCCGA
Proteins encoded in this window:
- the LOC106339922 gene encoding prolyl 4-hydroxylase 1-like gives rise to the protein MATPAMKIVFGLLTFVTIGMIIGALLQLAFINRLEDSYGNGLPSLRGLRGQSSRHLRDVSRWANDKDAEALRLGYVKPEVVSWSPRIIVLHNFLSSEECEHLKAIARPRLQVSTVVDVKTGKGVKSDVRTSSGMFLTHVERSYPIIQAIEKRISVFSQVPAENGELIQVLRYEPNQFYRPHHDYFSDTFNLRRGGQRVATMLMYLTDDVEGGETYFPLAGDGECTCGGKIMKGISVKPTKGDAVLFWSMGLDGQSDPKSIHGGCEVLSGEKWSATKWMRQKATS